A single genomic interval of Candidatus Zixiibacteriota bacterium harbors:
- a CDS encoding NIPSNAP family protein: protein MIIEMRTYTLRPGTAAAFEERFVEGLSARLQFSPLGGLWRSEVGGLNQVVHVWPYESFEERERIGQEARKTGKWPPKTHEFILLQESKILQPAPFSPPLEPRRLGGLYEFRTYTYLPGTMPTVLERFGKVMPDRTRISPLAFAGHTILGPLNQYVHVWAYKDAGERERLRAEAARTVAGWPPPTREFLVKQENALLVPAECSPLK, encoded by the coding sequence ATGATCATCGAGATGCGCACGTACACGCTGCGGCCCGGAACGGCGGCGGCGTTCGAGGAGCGGTTCGTCGAGGGGCTCTCCGCGCGCCTGCAGTTTTCCCCGTTGGGAGGGCTCTGGCGCTCGGAAGTCGGCGGCCTGAATCAGGTCGTCCACGTCTGGCCCTACGAGAGCTTCGAGGAGCGGGAGCGAATCGGCCAGGAAGCCCGCAAGACCGGAAAATGGCCGCCGAAGACCCACGAGTTCATCCTGCTGCAGGAGAGCAAGATCCTCCAGCCGGCCCCGTTTTCGCCGCCTCTCGAACCGCGGCGCCTGGGCGGCCTCTACGAGTTTCGCACCTATACCTATCTGCCCGGGACGATGCCGACGGTGCTGGAGCGATTCGGCAAGGTCATGCCGGATCGGACGCGGATCTCGCCGCTGGCCTTTGCGGGCCATACGATCCTGGGGCCGTTGAATCAGTACGTGCACGTCTGGGCGTACAAGGACGCGGGCGAGCGGGAGCGGCTGAGAGCCGAGGCCGCCAGGACCGTGGCCGGCTGGCCGCCTCCGACCCGGGAATTTCTCGTCAAGCAGGAAAATGCCCTGCTGGTGCCGGCGGAATGCTCGCCGCTCAAGTGA
- a CDS encoding aldo/keto reductase, protein MQYRTLGKTGLRVSVIGLGTMVHAGHFGPMDDAESLAAIDTALELGVNFIDTSDAYGAGYGETLLGKALKGRRDKVVIATKGGNVMTGPNRGKRNFAPDYIAGVLEGSLRRLQTDYIDLYQLHNPTVEVIERGEVWEVLERAKKAGKILHYGVSINTMEEGIAAVKDGRAETIQIEYSLLAQEPAEQVLPLAREANVGVIARVPLRRGVLTGKLTQADEHRFQGEDVRARSFKGEAFAKELAKAEKLRFLVHGPVRTLGQAALAFCLAHPAVSVTIPGARNEQQMRENASAGDLELPQEDLERVRELWRRGFDL, encoded by the coding sequence ATGCAATACAGGACACTGGGAAAGACCGGGCTGAGGGTGAGCGTCATCGGCCTCGGGACAATGGTTCACGCGGGCCACTTCGGGCCGATGGACGACGCGGAGTCGCTGGCTGCTATCGACACCGCGCTCGAGCTGGGCGTCAACTTCATCGATACCTCGGACGCCTACGGCGCGGGCTACGGGGAGACGCTGCTCGGCAAGGCGCTCAAGGGACGGCGGGACAAGGTCGTGATCGCAACCAAGGGCGGAAACGTCATGACGGGGCCGAACCGCGGCAAGCGCAATTTCGCTCCTGACTACATCGCGGGGGTGCTCGAGGGAAGCCTTCGACGGCTGCAGACCGATTATATCGATCTCTATCAGCTCCATAATCCAACGGTCGAGGTGATCGAGCGGGGCGAAGTGTGGGAGGTGCTGGAGCGCGCCAAGAAGGCCGGAAAAATCCTTCATTACGGCGTCTCGATCAACACGATGGAAGAGGGGATCGCGGCCGTCAAGGACGGGCGCGCCGAAACCATTCAGATCGAGTACAGCCTGCTGGCCCAAGAGCCTGCCGAGCAGGTCCTGCCACTCGCGCGCGAAGCGAACGTCGGAGTGATCGCGCGCGTGCCGCTGCGCCGGGGCGTTCTCACGGGCAAGCTTACGCAAGCCGATGAGCACCGGTTTCAGGGAGAGGACGTGAGGGCGCGGAGCTTCAAGGGCGAGGCCTTTGCGAAGGAGCTGGCCAAGGCGGAAAAGCTCCGCTTCCTCGTCCATGGGCCGGTCCGCACTCTGGGGCAGGCCGCGCTTGCCTTCTGCCTGGCTCACCCGGCGGTGAGCGTCACGATCCCCGGCGCGCGCAACGAGCAGCAGATGAGGGAGAACGCGTCAGCGGGCGACCTGGAGCTCCCGCAAGAAGACCTCGAGCGCGTCCGTGAGCTGTGGCGCAGGGGCTTCGATCTGTAG
- a CDS encoding ABC transporter substrate-binding protein, which translates to MAAAVIVWILWGFALLSPAAAEPIRIGYSSISGSYLGLWVAHDAGFFAREGLEDQMILIPSGSQLAQVVTAGEVDVAALNGSSTMAAAMQGADIKIIGNTTNKLIFSIYARPEIKTVEGLKGRKIGVTRFGSATDIAARFALRKNNLDPQKDVTILQMGAMSSIMGGLQGGSIDAGLVSPPTLFAVEKLGFKELVSVTDMNLAFPNPSLVVQGGIMRKKPGLVDRFLRAYARGIHRARTDRESTLKTIARYTKLEDPAILQKAYDLYVGKVLEKAPYINMEGMRNALNDLAKTVAAARDARPEQFIDMRFLDKLEKSGLLEELYR; encoded by the coding sequence ATGGCTGCTGCGGTAATCGTTTGGATCCTTTGGGGGTTCGCCCTGCTCTCCCCGGCTGCCGCGGAGCCGATCCGCATCGGTTACAGCTCGATCAGCGGATCGTACCTCGGCCTGTGGGTGGCGCACGACGCCGGTTTCTTCGCGCGCGAAGGCCTCGAAGATCAGATGATCCTCATCCCGAGCGGCAGCCAGCTCGCCCAGGTGGTGACGGCGGGCGAGGTCGACGTCGCCGCGCTGAACGGCAGCTCGACGATGGCCGCCGCCATGCAGGGGGCCGACATCAAGATCATCGGGAACACGACCAACAAGCTGATCTTTTCCATCTACGCCCGTCCCGAGATCAAGACGGTCGAAGGCTTGAAAGGCAGGAAGATCGGCGTGACGCGCTTCGGCTCGGCCACGGATATCGCCGCCCGCTTCGCCCTGCGCAAGAACAACCTCGACCCGCAGAAGGACGTTACGATCCTGCAGATGGGGGCGATGAGCTCGATCATGGGAGGTCTCCAGGGTGGCTCGATCGACGCCGGCCTGGTCTCGCCGCCCACGCTCTTCGCCGTCGAGAAGCTCGGCTTCAAGGAGCTGGTGAGCGTAACCGACATGAATCTCGCTTTCCCCAATCCCTCCCTCGTCGTGCAGGGCGGGATCATGAGGAAGAAGCCGGGCCTCGTCGACCGGTTCCTGCGGGCCTATGCCAGGGGCATTCACCGGGCCCGGACCGACAGGGAGTCGACTCTCAAAACCATCGCGCGCTACACCAAGCTCGAAGATCCCGCGATCCTGCAAAAGGCTTACGATCTTTACGTCGGCAAGGTGCTCGAGAAGGCGCCCTACATCAACATGGAGGGGATGAGAAACGCGCTCAACGATCTCGCCAAGACGGTTGCGGCGGCGCGCGATGCCAGGCCCGAGCAGTTCATTGACATGCGGTTCCTCGACAAGCTAGAAAAAAGTGGATTGCTCGAGGAGCTCTATCGCTGA
- a CDS encoding nucleotidyltransferase family protein has protein sequence MVSAVVLAAGRSQRMGEQKLLLPLRGKPVLQWVLESALASEVREVICVTRDLGFVRERIRLSDRRLCWLVNSAADRGLSTSVIAGLWAVDPNSDGALFLVGDQPMVRSQLIDALVDRFEHGGAWIVAPTFGGQTRNPVLFRRNLFPELLALKGDQGGRVLVQKYKDRAELVAWHDEVPFMDLDVREDYERLKELA, from the coding sequence ATGGTATCCGCCGTCGTTCTCGCCGCCGGGCGCTCCCAGAGGATGGGGGAACAAAAGCTGCTCCTCCCGCTCCGCGGAAAACCGGTGCTGCAGTGGGTCCTGGAAAGCGCGCTCGCGTCGGAGGTCCGCGAGGTCATTTGCGTGACCCGCGATCTCGGTTTCGTGCGCGAGCGGATCAGGCTCTCGGACAGGCGGCTGTGCTGGCTGGTGAACTCCGCCGCGGACCGCGGCCTGAGCACCTCGGTAATCGCCGGCCTGTGGGCGGTCGATCCCAACAGCGACGGCGCGCTGTTTCTGGTCGGGGATCAGCCCATGGTCCGGAGCCAGCTGATCGACGCTCTGGTCGACCGTTTCGAACACGGCGGCGCCTGGATCGTCGCCCCCACCTTCGGAGGGCAGACGCGCAACCCCGTGCTGTTCCGCCGAAACCTTTTCCCCGAGCTTCTGGCGCTGAAAGGCGACCAAGGCGGCCGGGTGCTGGTCCAGAAGTACAAGGATCGGGCCGAGCTCGTAGCCTGGCACGACGAGGTTCCCTTCATGGATCTCGACGTGCGCGAAGACTACGAGCGGCTGAAAGAGCTGGCGTGA
- a CDS encoding 6-carboxytetrahydropterin synthase — MNDETLLGNVRSMPKTFSVEVAKDYLNFASAHFLIFSNGSREALHGHNYQVSAAVEGELDRAGVVLDFIAFKPLVKRICDALDHRTLIQTRSPALTLRRRGSAVEILYRKQKILLPRRDVILLPLANTSTELLAEYVADRIRAEVRRQFAASRIRFIEVAVEEARGQRGIFRGEF; from the coding sequence TTGAACGACGAGACTCTTTTGGGTAACGTCCGCTCCATGCCCAAAACTTTCAGCGTCGAGGTCGCCAAGGATTACCTCAACTTCGCTTCCGCCCATTTCCTGATATTCAGTAACGGCTCGCGGGAAGCGCTGCACGGCCACAACTATCAGGTCTCGGCCGCCGTCGAGGGGGAGCTGGACCGTGCCGGCGTGGTTCTCGACTTCATCGCCTTCAAGCCCCTGGTGAAGAGGATTTGCGACGCCCTGGACCACCGCACTCTCATCCAGACCCGCAGTCCGGCGCTGACCTTGCGCCGCCGCGGGTCGGCGGTGGAGATTCTTTACCGCAAGCAGAAGATCCTGCTGCCGCGGCGGGATGTGATCCTGCTGCCGCTTGCCAATACCAGCACGGAGCTTCTGGCGGAATACGTGGCCGACCGGATCCGCGCCGAGGTCCGCCGTCAGTTTGCCGCGAGCCGGATCCGCTTCATAGAGGTTGCGGTCGAGGAGGCTCGGGGACAGCGCGGCATCTTTCGGGGAGAATTCTAA
- the yqeC gene encoding selenium cofactor biosynthesis protein YqeC has protein sequence MQLSDAIGLRAGEMVSLIGAGGKTSCLFRLAAESRQAGRRVLVTTTTKILKPARPHVDRLFLVQEPQALLARARQISPPQIIGAGYGVDEEGKLIGLPAKWVDEYRASGIFDQLLVEADGAASRLFKVPSEIEPVVPATCDLTVWVMSVKVLGKPLRPEWVHRAERALSLLGLQRDVPVTREVILRLVRDPNGCLKGIPGSSRKVALLNQADSAEEIENAREVARDLIRAGITRVVITSFAGGEPVKASIAP, from the coding sequence ATGCAGCTGAGCGACGCCATCGGGCTCCGGGCCGGCGAGATGGTGTCCTTGATCGGCGCTGGCGGCAAGACCAGCTGTCTGTTCCGGCTGGCGGCGGAAAGCCGCCAGGCCGGCCGCAGGGTTCTCGTCACCACGACAACGAAAATTTTAAAGCCGGCCAGGCCGCACGTGGACCGGCTTTTTCTCGTGCAGGAGCCACAGGCGCTTCTGGCGCGCGCGCGACAGATTTCGCCGCCGCAGATCATCGGGGCGGGCTACGGCGTGGACGAGGAGGGGAAGCTCATCGGGTTGCCGGCCAAATGGGTCGACGAGTACCGGGCGAGCGGGATTTTCGATCAGCTCCTGGTCGAAGCGGACGGCGCGGCTTCCCGGCTCTTCAAGGTGCCCTCCGAAATCGAGCCCGTGGTTCCCGCCACGTGCGATTTGACCGTGTGGGTTATGTCGGTGAAGGTCCTCGGCAAGCCGCTTCGGCCGGAATGGGTGCACCGGGCCGAGCGCGCTCTTTCCCTGCTAGGGCTTCAGAGGGATGTCCCGGTCACCAGGGAAGTCATCCTGCGGCTGGTACGGGATCCGAACGGTTGCCTCAAAGGGATCCCGGGATCCAGTCGCAAGGTCGCCCTGCTCAACCAGGCGGATAGCGCCGAGGAGATCGAAAACGCCAGGGAGGTTGCGCGCGACCTGATCCGGGCCGGGATCACGCGCGTGGTGATCACGAGCTTCGCGGGCGGCGAGCCGGTCAAAGCCAGCATCGCTCCGTAG
- a CDS encoding quinone-dependent dihydroorotate dehydrogenase produces the protein MEVPSLYKHVVRPVLFLGDPEKTHETILALLSKIERFEGLLERWFGVRDRRLEVRLGPLTFPNPIGLAGGFDKNAVAVRTIAGFGFGFIEIGAVTALAQPGNPKPRLYRLPEDEALINRLGFNNDGAAVIARRLAALRGNGAPLRIPLGVNIGRSKVVETRDAVADFLSAFEQLYPYGDFFTLNVSSPNTPKLRDLQEKRLLRALLRAVQEKNLELASRTGGPTRPVLVKIAPDMEFSQADDIVEVALEEKIGGIVATNATAFLRESLVSRCREPGGLSGRPLRALSTSFVRHLYSRVGGRLPIIGVGGVFTAADAYEKIKAGASAVQIYTGFVYEGPAAVKRINLGLLRLLERDGLGSIADAVGMEAR, from the coding sequence ATGGAAGTCCCTTCGCTGTACAAGCATGTCGTGCGTCCTGTTCTCTTCCTGGGCGACCCGGAAAAGACTCACGAAACGATCCTGGCTCTGCTTTCGAAAATCGAACGCTTCGAAGGGCTGCTGGAACGGTGGTTCGGGGTCCGGGACCGGCGCCTGGAGGTACGCCTCGGGCCGCTTACCTTTCCGAACCCGATCGGGCTGGCCGGTGGTTTCGACAAGAACGCCGTCGCGGTGCGGACGATCGCCGGCTTCGGCTTCGGGTTCATTGAGATTGGAGCCGTAACCGCGCTCGCCCAGCCCGGCAACCCCAAGCCGCGCCTCTACCGGCTGCCCGAGGATGAGGCGCTCATCAACCGCCTCGGGTTCAACAACGACGGCGCCGCGGTCATCGCCCGCCGTCTTGCGGCGCTGCGGGGAAACGGCGCACCGCTCAGGATTCCGCTCGGCGTCAACATCGGGCGAAGCAAGGTCGTCGAGACCAGGGACGCGGTGGCCGACTTTCTATCGGCTTTCGAGCAGCTCTACCCGTACGGCGACTTTTTCACGCTGAACGTGAGCTCCCCGAACACCCCCAAGCTCCGCGACCTCCAGGAAAAGCGGCTGCTCCGGGCGCTGCTGCGCGCGGTGCAGGAAAAAAACCTGGAGCTGGCGAGCCGGACCGGCGGTCCGACCAGGCCCGTTCTCGTCAAGATCGCGCCGGACATGGAATTCTCCCAGGCCGACGACATCGTCGAGGTGGCGCTGGAAGAGAAGATCGGCGGCATCGTCGCGACCAACGCCACCGCGTTCCTGCGCGAGTCCCTGGTTTCGCGCTGTCGCGAGCCGGGCGGGCTGAGCGGAAGGCCGCTGCGCGCCCTTTCGACCTCATTCGTCCGCCACCTCTACAGTCGCGTCGGCGGCCGGCTGCCTATCATCGGCGTCGGCGGCGTCTTTACCGCGGCCGATGCCTACGAGAAGATCAAGGCGGGCGCAAGCGCGGTCCAGATCTACACGGGCTTCGTCTACGAAGGGCCGGCCGCGGTCAAGCGCATCAACCTGGGCCTGCTGCGGCTCCTTGAGCGCGACGGGCTCGGCTCTATCGCGGACGCGGTCGGAATGGAGGCCCGCTAA